A section of the Pan paniscus chromosome 7, NHGRI_mPanPan1-v2.0_pri, whole genome shotgun sequence genome encodes:
- the ENTPD4 gene encoding ectonucleoside triphosphate diphosphohydrolase 4 isoform X1 has protein sequence MKHSSRIGISCLFPASWHFSISPVGCPRILNTNLRQIMVISVLAAAVSLLYFSVVIIRNKYGRLTRDKKFQRYLARVTDIEATDTNNPSVNYGIVVDCGSSGSRVFVYCWPRHNGNPRDLLDIRQMRDKNRKPVVMKIKPGISEFATSPEKVSDYISPLLNFAAEHVPRAKHKETPLYILCTAGMRILPESQQKAILEDLLTDIPVHFDFLFSDSHAEVISGKQEGVYAWIGINFVLGRFEHIEDDDEAVVEVNIPGSESSEAIVRKRTAGILDMGGVSTQIAYEVPKTVSFASSQQEEVAKNLLAEFNLGCDVHQTEHVYRVYVATFLGFGGNAARQRYEDRIFANTIQKNRLLGKQTGLTPDMPYLDPCLPLDIKDEIQQNGQTIYLRGTGDFDLCRETIQPFMNKTNETQTSLNGVYQPPIHFQNSEFYGFSEFYYCTEDVLRIGGDYNAAKFTKAAKDYCATKWSILRERFDRGLYASHADLHRLKYQCFKSAWMFEVFHRGFSFPVNYKSLKTALQVYDKEVQWTLGAILYRTRFLPLRDIQQEAFRASHTHWRGVSFVYNHYLFSGCFLVVLLAILLYLLRLRRIHRRTPRSSSAAALWMEEGLPAQNAPGTL, from the exons ATGAAGCACTCTTCAAG GATTGGCATCTCCTGTCTTTTTCCTGCTTCTTGGCATTTTAGCATATCTCCAGTAGGGTGTCCTCGAATTCTGAATACCAATTTACGCCAAATTATGGTCATTAGTGTCCTGGCTGCTGCTGtttcacttttatatttttctgttgtcaTAATCCGAAATAAGTATGGGCGACTAACCAGAGACAAGAAATTTCAAAG GTACCTGGCACGAGTTACCGACATTGAAGCTACAGACACCAATAACCCCAGCGTGAACTATGGGATCGTGGTGGACTGTGGTAGCAGTGGGTCTCGAGTATTTGTCTACTGCTGGCCAAGGCATAATGGCAATCCACGTGATCTGTTGGATATCAGGCAAATGAGGGATAAAAACCGAAAGCCAGTGGTCATGAAGATAAAACCGG GCATTTCAGAATTTGCTACCTCTCCAGAGAAAGTCAGCGATTACATTTCTCCACTTTTGAACTTTGCTGCAGAGCATGTGCCACGGGCAAAACACAAAGAGACACCTCTCTACATTCTCTGCACGGCTGGAATGAGAATCCTCCCCGAAAG CCAGCAGAAAGCTATTCTGGAAGACCTTCTGACCGATATCCCCGTGCactttgactttctgttttctgACTCTCATGCAGAAGTAATTTCTGGGAAACAAGAAG GTGTGTATGCTTGGATTGGCATTAATTTTGTCCTTGGACGATTTGAGCATATTGAAGATG ATGATGAGGCCGTTGTGGAAGTTAACATTCCTGGAAGTGAAAGCAGCGAAGCCATTGTCCGTAAAAGGACAGCGGGCATTCTCGACATGGGCGGCGTGTCGACTCAGATAGCATACGAAGTCCCCAAAACTGTAAGCTTTGCGTCCTCACAGCAG GAAGAAGTAGCTAAAAACTTGTTAGCTGAATTTAACTTAGGATGTGATGTTCACCAAACTGAGCATGTGTATCGAGTCTATGTGGCCACGTTTCTTGGATTTGGTGGCAATGCTGCTCGACAGAGATACGAAGACAGAATATTTGCCAACACCATTCAAAAGAACAG GCTCCTGGGTAAACAGACTGGTCTGACTCCTGATATGCCGTACTTGGACCCCTGCCTACCCCTAGACATTAAAGATGAAATCCAGCAAAATGGACAAACCATATACCTACGAGGGACTGGAGACTTTGACCTGTGTCGAGAGACTATCCAGCCTTTCATGAATAAAACAAACGAGACCCAGACTTCCCTCAATGGGGTCTACCAGCCCCCAATTCACTTCCAGAACAGTGAATTCTATGGCTTCTCCGAATTCTACTACTGCACCGAGGATGTGTTACGAATCGGGGGAGACTACAATGCTGCTAAATTTACTAAAGCTGCAAAG GATTATTGTGCAACAAAGTGGTCCATTTTGCGGGAACGCTTTGACCGAGGACTGTACGCCTCTCATGCTGACCTCCACAGGCTTAA GTATCAGTGCTTCAAATCGGCCTGGATGTTTGAGGTGTTTCATAGGGGCTTTTCGTTTCCTGTCAACTATAAAAGCTTAAAGACTGCCTTGCAAGTTTACGACAAGGAGGTTCAGTGGACCCTTGGAGCCATCCTCTACAGGACCCGCTTTCTACCATTAAG AGACATCCAGCAGGAGGCCTTCCGAGCCAGTCACACCCACTGGCGGGGCGTTTCCTTTGTCTACAACCACTACCTGTTCTCTGGCTGCTTCCTGGTGGTGCTGCTGGCCATCCTGCTGTACCTGCTGCGGCTGCGGCGCATCCACAGGCGCACTCCCCGGAGCAGCTCGGCCGCTGCCCTCTGGATGGAGGAGGGCCTTCCTGCCCAGAACGCCCCGGGGACCTTGTGA
- the ENTPD4 gene encoding ectonucleoside triphosphate diphosphohydrolase 4 isoform X2, with protein sequence MGRIGISCLFPASWHFSISPVGCPRILNTNLRQIMVISVLAAAVSLLYFSVVIIRNKYGRLTRDKKFQRYLARVTDIEATDTNNPSVNYGIVVDCGSSGSRVFVYCWPRHNGNPRDLLDIRQMRDKNRKPVVMKIKPGISEFATSPEKVSDYISPLLNFAAEHVPRAKHKETPLYILCTAGMRILPESQQKAILEDLLTDIPVHFDFLFSDSHAEVISGKQEGVYAWIGINFVLGRFEHIEDDDEAVVEVNIPGSESSEAIVRKRTAGILDMGGVSTQIAYEVPKTVSFASSQQEEVAKNLLAEFNLGCDVHQTEHVYRVYVATFLGFGGNAARQRYEDRIFANTIQKNRLLGKQTGLTPDMPYLDPCLPLDIKDEIQQNGQTIYLRGTGDFDLCRETIQPFMNKTNETQTSLNGVYQPPIHFQNSEFYGFSEFYYCTEDVLRIGGDYNAAKFTKAAKDYCATKWSILRERFDRGLYASHADLHRLKYQCFKSAWMFEVFHRGFSFPVNYKSLKTALQVYDKEVQWTLGAILYRTRFLPLRDIQQEAFRASHTHWRGVSFVYNHYLFSGCFLVVLLAILLYLLRLRRIHRRTPRSSSAAALWMEEGLPAQNAPGTL encoded by the exons ATGGGGAG GATTGGCATCTCCTGTCTTTTTCCTGCTTCTTGGCATTTTAGCATATCTCCAGTAGGGTGTCCTCGAATTCTGAATACCAATTTACGCCAAATTATGGTCATTAGTGTCCTGGCTGCTGCTGtttcacttttatatttttctgttgtcaTAATCCGAAATAAGTATGGGCGACTAACCAGAGACAAGAAATTTCAAAG GTACCTGGCACGAGTTACCGACATTGAAGCTACAGACACCAATAACCCCAGCGTGAACTATGGGATCGTGGTGGACTGTGGTAGCAGTGGGTCTCGAGTATTTGTCTACTGCTGGCCAAGGCATAATGGCAATCCACGTGATCTGTTGGATATCAGGCAAATGAGGGATAAAAACCGAAAGCCAGTGGTCATGAAGATAAAACCGG GCATTTCAGAATTTGCTACCTCTCCAGAGAAAGTCAGCGATTACATTTCTCCACTTTTGAACTTTGCTGCAGAGCATGTGCCACGGGCAAAACACAAAGAGACACCTCTCTACATTCTCTGCACGGCTGGAATGAGAATCCTCCCCGAAAG CCAGCAGAAAGCTATTCTGGAAGACCTTCTGACCGATATCCCCGTGCactttgactttctgttttctgACTCTCATGCAGAAGTAATTTCTGGGAAACAAGAAG GTGTGTATGCTTGGATTGGCATTAATTTTGTCCTTGGACGATTTGAGCATATTGAAGATG ATGATGAGGCCGTTGTGGAAGTTAACATTCCTGGAAGTGAAAGCAGCGAAGCCATTGTCCGTAAAAGGACAGCGGGCATTCTCGACATGGGCGGCGTGTCGACTCAGATAGCATACGAAGTCCCCAAAACTGTAAGCTTTGCGTCCTCACAGCAG GAAGAAGTAGCTAAAAACTTGTTAGCTGAATTTAACTTAGGATGTGATGTTCACCAAACTGAGCATGTGTATCGAGTCTATGTGGCCACGTTTCTTGGATTTGGTGGCAATGCTGCTCGACAGAGATACGAAGACAGAATATTTGCCAACACCATTCAAAAGAACAG GCTCCTGGGTAAACAGACTGGTCTGACTCCTGATATGCCGTACTTGGACCCCTGCCTACCCCTAGACATTAAAGATGAAATCCAGCAAAATGGACAAACCATATACCTACGAGGGACTGGAGACTTTGACCTGTGTCGAGAGACTATCCAGCCTTTCATGAATAAAACAAACGAGACCCAGACTTCCCTCAATGGGGTCTACCAGCCCCCAATTCACTTCCAGAACAGTGAATTCTATGGCTTCTCCGAATTCTACTACTGCACCGAGGATGTGTTACGAATCGGGGGAGACTACAATGCTGCTAAATTTACTAAAGCTGCAAAG GATTATTGTGCAACAAAGTGGTCCATTTTGCGGGAACGCTTTGACCGAGGACTGTACGCCTCTCATGCTGACCTCCACAGGCTTAA GTATCAGTGCTTCAAATCGGCCTGGATGTTTGAGGTGTTTCATAGGGGCTTTTCGTTTCCTGTCAACTATAAAAGCTTAAAGACTGCCTTGCAAGTTTACGACAAGGAGGTTCAGTGGACCCTTGGAGCCATCCTCTACAGGACCCGCTTTCTACCATTAAG AGACATCCAGCAGGAGGCCTTCCGAGCCAGTCACACCCACTGGCGGGGCGTTTCCTTTGTCTACAACCACTACCTGTTCTCTGGCTGCTTCCTGGTGGTGCTGCTGGCCATCCTGCTGTACCTGCTGCGGCTGCGGCGCATCCACAGGCGCACTCCCCGGAGCAGCTCGGCCGCTGCCCTCTGGATGGAGGAGGGCCTTCCTGCCCAGAACGCCCCGGGGACCTTGTGA
- the ENTPD4 gene encoding ectonucleoside triphosphate diphosphohydrolase 4 isoform X4, giving the protein MGRIGISCLFPASWHFSISPVGCPRILNTNLRQIMVISVLAAAVSLLYFSVVIIRNKYGRLTRDKKFQRYLARVTDIEATDTNNPSVNYGIVVDCGSSGSRVFVYCWPRHNGNPRDLLDIRQMRDKNRKPVVMKIKPGISEFATSPEKVSDYISPLLNFAAEHVPRAKHKETPLYILCTAGMRILPESQQKAILEDLLTDIPVHFDFLFSDSHAEVISGKQEGVYAWIGINFVLGRFEHIEDDDEAVVEVNIPGSESSEAIVRKRTAGILDMGGVSTQIAYEVPKTEEVAKNLLAEFNLGCDVHQTEHVYRVYVATFLGFGGNAARQRYEDRIFANTIQKNRLLGKQTGLTPDMPYLDPCLPLDIKDEIQQNGQTIYLRGTGDFDLCRETIQPFMNKTNETQTSLNGVYQPPIHFQNSEFYGFSEFYYCTEDVLRIGGDYNAAKFTKAAKDYCATKWSILRERFDRGLYASHADLHRLKYQCFKSAWMFEVFHRGFSFPVNYKSLKTALQVYDKEVQWTLGAILYRTRFLPLRDIQQEAFRASHTHWRGVSFVYNHYLFSGCFLVVLLAILLYLLRLRRIHRRTPRSSSAAALWMEEGLPAQNAPGTL; this is encoded by the exons ATGGGGAG GATTGGCATCTCCTGTCTTTTTCCTGCTTCTTGGCATTTTAGCATATCTCCAGTAGGGTGTCCTCGAATTCTGAATACCAATTTACGCCAAATTATGGTCATTAGTGTCCTGGCTGCTGCTGtttcacttttatatttttctgttgtcaTAATCCGAAATAAGTATGGGCGACTAACCAGAGACAAGAAATTTCAAAG GTACCTGGCACGAGTTACCGACATTGAAGCTACAGACACCAATAACCCCAGCGTGAACTATGGGATCGTGGTGGACTGTGGTAGCAGTGGGTCTCGAGTATTTGTCTACTGCTGGCCAAGGCATAATGGCAATCCACGTGATCTGTTGGATATCAGGCAAATGAGGGATAAAAACCGAAAGCCAGTGGTCATGAAGATAAAACCGG GCATTTCAGAATTTGCTACCTCTCCAGAGAAAGTCAGCGATTACATTTCTCCACTTTTGAACTTTGCTGCAGAGCATGTGCCACGGGCAAAACACAAAGAGACACCTCTCTACATTCTCTGCACGGCTGGAATGAGAATCCTCCCCGAAAG CCAGCAGAAAGCTATTCTGGAAGACCTTCTGACCGATATCCCCGTGCactttgactttctgttttctgACTCTCATGCAGAAGTAATTTCTGGGAAACAAGAAG GTGTGTATGCTTGGATTGGCATTAATTTTGTCCTTGGACGATTTGAGCATATTGAAGATG ATGATGAGGCCGTTGTGGAAGTTAACATTCCTGGAAGTGAAAGCAGCGAAGCCATTGTCCGTAAAAGGACAGCGGGCATTCTCGACATGGGCGGCGTGTCGACTCAGATAGCATACGAAGTCCCCAAAACT GAAGAAGTAGCTAAAAACTTGTTAGCTGAATTTAACTTAGGATGTGATGTTCACCAAACTGAGCATGTGTATCGAGTCTATGTGGCCACGTTTCTTGGATTTGGTGGCAATGCTGCTCGACAGAGATACGAAGACAGAATATTTGCCAACACCATTCAAAAGAACAG GCTCCTGGGTAAACAGACTGGTCTGACTCCTGATATGCCGTACTTGGACCCCTGCCTACCCCTAGACATTAAAGATGAAATCCAGCAAAATGGACAAACCATATACCTACGAGGGACTGGAGACTTTGACCTGTGTCGAGAGACTATCCAGCCTTTCATGAATAAAACAAACGAGACCCAGACTTCCCTCAATGGGGTCTACCAGCCCCCAATTCACTTCCAGAACAGTGAATTCTATGGCTTCTCCGAATTCTACTACTGCACCGAGGATGTGTTACGAATCGGGGGAGACTACAATGCTGCTAAATTTACTAAAGCTGCAAAG GATTATTGTGCAACAAAGTGGTCCATTTTGCGGGAACGCTTTGACCGAGGACTGTACGCCTCTCATGCTGACCTCCACAGGCTTAA GTATCAGTGCTTCAAATCGGCCTGGATGTTTGAGGTGTTTCATAGGGGCTTTTCGTTTCCTGTCAACTATAAAAGCTTAAAGACTGCCTTGCAAGTTTACGACAAGGAGGTTCAGTGGACCCTTGGAGCCATCCTCTACAGGACCCGCTTTCTACCATTAAG AGACATCCAGCAGGAGGCCTTCCGAGCCAGTCACACCCACTGGCGGGGCGTTTCCTTTGTCTACAACCACTACCTGTTCTCTGGCTGCTTCCTGGTGGTGCTGCTGGCCATCCTGCTGTACCTGCTGCGGCTGCGGCGCATCCACAGGCGCACTCCCCGGAGCAGCTCGGCCGCTGCCCTCTGGATGGAGGAGGGCCTTCCTGCCCAGAACGCCCCGGGGACCTTGTGA
- the ENTPD4 gene encoding ectonucleoside triphosphate diphosphohydrolase 4 isoform X3 gives MKHSSRIGISCLFPASWHFSISPVGCPRILNTNLRQIMVISVLAAAVSLLYFSVVIIRNKYGRLTRDKKFQRYLARVTDIEATDTNNPSVNYGIVVDCGSSGSRVFVYCWPRHNGNPRDLLDIRQMRDKNRKPVVMKIKPGISEFATSPEKVSDYISPLLNFAAEHVPRAKHKETPLYILCTAGMRILPESQQKAILEDLLTDIPVHFDFLFSDSHAEVISGKQEGVYAWIGINFVLGRFEHIEDDDEAVVEVNIPGSESSEAIVRKRTAGILDMGGVSTQIAYEVPKTEEVAKNLLAEFNLGCDVHQTEHVYRVYVATFLGFGGNAARQRYEDRIFANTIQKNRLLGKQTGLTPDMPYLDPCLPLDIKDEIQQNGQTIYLRGTGDFDLCRETIQPFMNKTNETQTSLNGVYQPPIHFQNSEFYGFSEFYYCTEDVLRIGGDYNAAKFTKAAKDYCATKWSILRERFDRGLYASHADLHRLKYQCFKSAWMFEVFHRGFSFPVNYKSLKTALQVYDKEVQWTLGAILYRTRFLPLRDIQQEAFRASHTHWRGVSFVYNHYLFSGCFLVVLLAILLYLLRLRRIHRRTPRSSSAAALWMEEGLPAQNAPGTL, from the exons ATGAAGCACTCTTCAAG GATTGGCATCTCCTGTCTTTTTCCTGCTTCTTGGCATTTTAGCATATCTCCAGTAGGGTGTCCTCGAATTCTGAATACCAATTTACGCCAAATTATGGTCATTAGTGTCCTGGCTGCTGCTGtttcacttttatatttttctgttgtcaTAATCCGAAATAAGTATGGGCGACTAACCAGAGACAAGAAATTTCAAAG GTACCTGGCACGAGTTACCGACATTGAAGCTACAGACACCAATAACCCCAGCGTGAACTATGGGATCGTGGTGGACTGTGGTAGCAGTGGGTCTCGAGTATTTGTCTACTGCTGGCCAAGGCATAATGGCAATCCACGTGATCTGTTGGATATCAGGCAAATGAGGGATAAAAACCGAAAGCCAGTGGTCATGAAGATAAAACCGG GCATTTCAGAATTTGCTACCTCTCCAGAGAAAGTCAGCGATTACATTTCTCCACTTTTGAACTTTGCTGCAGAGCATGTGCCACGGGCAAAACACAAAGAGACACCTCTCTACATTCTCTGCACGGCTGGAATGAGAATCCTCCCCGAAAG CCAGCAGAAAGCTATTCTGGAAGACCTTCTGACCGATATCCCCGTGCactttgactttctgttttctgACTCTCATGCAGAAGTAATTTCTGGGAAACAAGAAG GTGTGTATGCTTGGATTGGCATTAATTTTGTCCTTGGACGATTTGAGCATATTGAAGATG ATGATGAGGCCGTTGTGGAAGTTAACATTCCTGGAAGTGAAAGCAGCGAAGCCATTGTCCGTAAAAGGACAGCGGGCATTCTCGACATGGGCGGCGTGTCGACTCAGATAGCATACGAAGTCCCCAAAACT GAAGAAGTAGCTAAAAACTTGTTAGCTGAATTTAACTTAGGATGTGATGTTCACCAAACTGAGCATGTGTATCGAGTCTATGTGGCCACGTTTCTTGGATTTGGTGGCAATGCTGCTCGACAGAGATACGAAGACAGAATATTTGCCAACACCATTCAAAAGAACAG GCTCCTGGGTAAACAGACTGGTCTGACTCCTGATATGCCGTACTTGGACCCCTGCCTACCCCTAGACATTAAAGATGAAATCCAGCAAAATGGACAAACCATATACCTACGAGGGACTGGAGACTTTGACCTGTGTCGAGAGACTATCCAGCCTTTCATGAATAAAACAAACGAGACCCAGACTTCCCTCAATGGGGTCTACCAGCCCCCAATTCACTTCCAGAACAGTGAATTCTATGGCTTCTCCGAATTCTACTACTGCACCGAGGATGTGTTACGAATCGGGGGAGACTACAATGCTGCTAAATTTACTAAAGCTGCAAAG GATTATTGTGCAACAAAGTGGTCCATTTTGCGGGAACGCTTTGACCGAGGACTGTACGCCTCTCATGCTGACCTCCACAGGCTTAA GTATCAGTGCTTCAAATCGGCCTGGATGTTTGAGGTGTTTCATAGGGGCTTTTCGTTTCCTGTCAACTATAAAAGCTTAAAGACTGCCTTGCAAGTTTACGACAAGGAGGTTCAGTGGACCCTTGGAGCCATCCTCTACAGGACCCGCTTTCTACCATTAAG AGACATCCAGCAGGAGGCCTTCCGAGCCAGTCACACCCACTGGCGGGGCGTTTCCTTTGTCTACAACCACTACCTGTTCTCTGGCTGCTTCCTGGTGGTGCTGCTGGCCATCCTGCTGTACCTGCTGCGGCTGCGGCGCATCCACAGGCGCACTCCCCGGAGCAGCTCGGCCGCTGCCCTCTGGATGGAGGAGGGCCTTCCTGCCCAGAACGCCCCGGGGACCTTGTGA